The Pyrus communis chromosome 2, drPyrComm1.1, whole genome shotgun sequence genome includes a window with the following:
- the LOC137727138 gene encoding G-type lectin S-receptor-like serine/threonine-protein kinase At1g67520, which translates to MATSLMIRNSIFFIIFACLWSLHDARDTLKPGDTLNSSRSLVSASGKFVLRFVVQTIDASNTSYIAILRDKQGANKAWIGNRNSPIPYPSSPLLTFDLNNTLRITYQGGNPIVIYSPPKNISSTNAFEAILLDSGNFVIREASSVNGSTNGVLWQSFDYPTDTFLPGMKLGVDRRSGKNWSLLSWATSRNPASGLLSLDWDPNGKQLRIKQGGVVNWTSGVFDDGKFPFIFPHVSKQRYNFSIISNEDEDYLTYSAVGDPSDPEPEWVLYSRGTLFEYGAQVAITNAQDCDGYNTVGGCVRRDRASNCTGKFGDEFVQKNGYFKIKDSSNTSRATSWYVVSSVNCNVLCWKNCSCLGFDTSADNQSSGPGCRFWSVDCEFVENRTGSGNTSSVFVLSSLTTPANSPPAKKNGTSNKWLWVVIAIPTALLLTMFCMFGYLRRRRMVSFGDRARKQNTWLGFFKSDKLTDEPDQENIGKHDLNMFTYESVLTATSNFSEENKLGEGGFGPVYRGKLVTGREIAVKRLSKSSGQGNSEFKNELILIHELQHTNLVQLFGFCIHEDERMLIYEYMPNKSLDYFIFDSIRGMLLDWKKRFGIIEGITQGLLYLHKYSRTRVIHRDLKASNILLDENMNPKIADFGLARIFTHTDLEANTSRIVGTLGYMPPETIEGIVSVKTDVYSFGVLLLEIISGRKNNRSCNDDGLLNLVGYAWELWKENAALELMDPTLGDSCNGNQLLRCIHVSLLCVDETAADRPTMLDVISMLTNESMELPEPKKPAYYAQGNVDFTGIRETGEQTGSINVLSHSDIGGR; encoded by the exons ATGGCTACAAGTTTGATGATCagaaactcaattttcttcatcatttttgCATGCTTGTGGAGTCTTCATGATGCAAGGGACACACTGAAGCCTGGGGACACTCTCAACTCCTCGAGATCCTTAGTGTCTGCGTCCGGgaagtttgttttgagattcGTGGTGCAAACCATTGATGCTTCGAACACCAGCTATATAGCGATCCTGCGCGACAAGCAAGGCGCAAACAAAGCATGGATTGGGAACAGAAACTCTCCTATTCCGTACCCTTCTTCTCCACTTCTCACCTTTGACTTGAACAACACGTTGAGAATTACATACCAAGGTGGAAACCCTATTGTGATTTACTCTCCTCCGAAAAATATTAGTAGTACTAATGCTTTTGAGGCTATCCTTCTGGATTCCGGCAATTTTGTGATACGAGAAGCGAGCTCAGTCAACGGATCAACCAACGGGGTTTTGTGGCAGAGTTTTGATTATCCCACAGACACATTTTTACCAGGCATGAAATTGGGGGTTGACCGCAGAAGTGGCAAGAATTGGTCACTTTTGTCTTGGGCAACAAGCCGCAATCCTGCATCAGGACTTTTGAGCCTCGATTGGGACCCAAATGGGAAACAGTTGAGAATCAAGCAGGGTGGGGTGGTTAATTGGACTAGCGGGGTCTTTGATGATGGaaaatttccatttatttttccTCATGTGTCCAAGCAGAGGTACAATTTTAGCATCATTTCGAACGAAGACGAAGACTACCTCACTTACAGTGCTGTAGGTGACCCAAGTGATCCAGAGCCGGAATGGGTGCTATACAGCAGGGGGACACTTTTTGAATATGGTGCACAAGTTGCGATCACAAATGCACAGGACTGTGACGGATATAACACAGTTGGAGGGTGCGTGAGAAGGGACCGGGCAAGCAATTGTACGGGAAAGTTTGGTGATGAATTTGTGCAAAAGAATGGATACTTCAAGATCAAAGACTCTAGTAATACTTCAAGAGCCACCAGCTGGTACGTTGTCAGTAGTGTTAATTGTAACGTTCTTTGTTGGAAAAATTGCAGCTGCCTTGGGTTCGACACTTCAGCAGATAATCAGTCTAGTGGTCCTGGATGCCGATTTTGGAGTGTAGATTGTGAGTTCGTTGAAAATCGCACTGGATCAGGTAATACAagtagtgtttttgttttgtcaaGCCTAACGACGCCTGCAAATTCACCACCTGCTAAGAAAAATGGTACGTCCA ATAAGTGGTTATGGGTTGTCATTGCAATCCCTACTGCACTACTATTAACGATGTTTTGCATGTTCGGTTATCTACGAAGAAGACGAATGGTTTCAT TTGGGGACAGAGCAAGGAAACAGAACACATGGCTTGGCTTCTTTAAATCTGATAAACTTACTGATGAACCTGATCAAGAAAACATAGGAAAACATGATTTAAACATGTTTACGTATGAATCTGTTCTGACTGCCACTTCCAACTTCTCGGAGGAAAACAAGCTCGGAGAAGGGGGATTTGGACCTGTTTATAGG GGAAAATTGGTGACGGGACGAGAAATAGCTGTGAAGAGGCTTTCAAAAAGTTCGGGACAAGGAAATTCGGAGTTTAAGAATGAATTGATACTCATACATGAACTCCAACACACAAACCTTGTTCAGCTATTTGGATTTTGCATTCATGAAGACGAAAGGATGCTGATATACGAATACATGCCCAACAAAAGCTTAGACTACTTTATTTTTG ATTCAATCAGAGGTATGCTACTCGATTGGAAGAAGCGTTTCGGTATAATAGAAGGAATCACTCAAGGATTGCTTTACTTGCACAAATACTCGAGAACGAGAGTAATTCATAGAGATTTGAAAGCTAGTAATATACTACTCGACGAAAACATGAACCCTAAAATTGCAGATTTTGGCTTGGCAAGGATATTTACCCACACTGACTTGGAAGCAAATACTAGTAGGATTGTCGGGACACT TGGTTATATGCCTCCTGAGACCATTGAAGGAATCGTTTCTGTAAAAACCGATGTCTACAGTTTCGGGGTGCTACTACTTGAAATCATAAGCGGCCGGAAAAACAACCGCTCCTGCAATGATGATGGCTTACTCAATTTAGTAGGATAT GCATGGGAGTTATGGAAGGAAAATGCAGCGCTAGAACTAATGGATCCAACTCTAGGCGACTCGTGTAACGGGAATCAACTGCTAAGATGCATCCATGTCAGTCTACTGTGCGTGGATGAAACCGCAGCCGATCGACCCACCATGTTGGATGTGATATCGATGTTGACAAACGAAAGCATGGAGTTGCCTGAACCTAAAAAGCCGGCATATTACGCACAAGGAAATGTGGACTTTACTGGTATACGTGAAACGGGAGAGCAAACTGGATCGATAAATGTTTTGTCTCATTCCGACATTGGTGGGCGTTGA
- the LOC137724688 gene encoding uncharacterized protein: protein MATGSVIKYAIILVCFASLWTCHDATDTLKPGDTLNSTSSLLSASDTFTLNFIEKAIRGSDNSFIAILRVKSGANKAWIANRDTPILSSSSPLLTLDSNNTLKITHQNGDPFVLFSAPQTHDPNTSVAATLLDSGNFVLQEVNSVSGSTIRVFWQSFDYPVDTFLPGMKLGVDHRNGYNWSLLSWGTRDNPVSSGPYSLEWDTEAHQLKIKRSGTVYWSSGVYADGRFQFILPDVSKKRYNFSIVSNQDEDYLTYTSLDDPTDPEPEWVLYTRGALYEYGASVDIIQAQNCDGYNIVGGCVRRDRPSDCTGEVGDDFHQKKGYFNIVNSSASRPPNWPGTGSEDCKVTCWQNCDCLGFDFPSGSATTGAGCRFWSVDCEFIEDFTANTSFVLPATQPPPPDSPPPGKIHATQKWFWIGISIAAALLVMGFCILGYRLRRTGFMVLAGKKATKIQRRLLGFIKATRPTDQAIILNPDLHAFTHESVLAATGNFSEANKLGQGGFGTVYKGKLATGQEVAVKRLSKFSGQGTEEFKNELILIYQLQHTNLVQLFGFCIHEEERMLIYEYMPNKSLDYFLFDSTRDRQLDWKKRFTIIEGITQGMVYLHEYSRKKVIHRDLKAGNILLDQNMKPKISDFGMAKIFTEELGANTMRIVGTRGYMPPEYVMGGNFSVKSDVYSYGVLLLEIAWELWKAGRGEELRDSTLVIETSIRGQLLRCIQVGLLCVEENAAHRPYMSEVIQMLTNHSMELREPKKPAFYYTDCCHDARDKLKPGDTLNSSSLLVSASGKFSLGFYVYNNTSYLAVQGSNQGLNRAWIGNRDTPIPYASSPVLTVDTNNTLKITYQGGDPIVLYSPTSSTSSVAATILDSGNFVLQEVSSVNGSINGVLWQSFDHPTDTFIPGMKLGVDLTNGKNWSLLSWATSYNPAPGLFGLDWDPREHELRIKQGGVVYWTSGVFEDGKFKFILPGVSKQKYNFSIVSNANEDYLTYTAVGDPSDLAPEWVLYGRGTLYEYGAKVDIAEAQNCDGYNMVGGCVRRPRNCTAKLGDEFVDRSGHFNISHSSNTSEPPHWFGAGTEDCKATCWQNCECIGFDLPYGNQTTGAGCRFWHVGTQFIDDPIGFTPARSGFVLSGSTPGKPQKNGRKWLWISIAIAAALLVMVFCILTYLRTRKIFSGMFFNPKVHLLDRISDNQSFSIMGKHDLSVFTYETVLAATSNFSEENKLGQGGFGPVYKGKLETEEDIAVKKLSKCSGQGTSEFKNELILIHELRHTNLVKLFGFCIHEEERMLIYEYMPNKSLDHFLYDPIRGALLDWKKRLNIIEGITQGLLYLHKYAGTKVIHRDLKASNILLDKNMNPKIADFGMARIFTQELEANTSKIVGTFGYMPPEYVMAGIFSVKSDVYGYGVLMLEIISGRKNNSLHNEDRVLNLVGHAWELWKEGRGIELMDPTLAETCISDQLLRCVQIGLLCVEENAAHRPTMSEVISMLTNESMKLPVPTKPAFYYTE from the exons ATGGCTACAGGCTCAGTGATCAAGTACGCAATTATCTTGGTTTGTTTTGCATCCTTGTGGACTTGTCATGATGCAACAGACACACTGAAACCAGGGGACACTCTCAACTCCACAAGTTCCCTACTTTCGGCATCTGATACTTTCACTTTGAATTTCATTGAAAAGGCTATCCGTGGTTCCGATAACAGCTTCATTGCTATCCTCCGTGTTAAAAGCGGTGCAAACAAAGCATGGATTGCCAACCGAGACACACCTATTTTATCCTCTTCATCTCCACTTCTTACCTTGGACTCCAATAACACATTGAAAATTACTCATCAAAATGGAGATCCTTTTGTTCTTTTCTCCGCTCCCCAAACTCATGACCCCAATACTAGTGTCGCGGCCACCCTTTTGGATTCCGGCAATTTTGTCCTACAAGAGGTCAATTCTGTCAGCGGATCAACGATCCGTGTTTTCTGGCAAAGTTTTGATTATCCAGTAGACACATTCTTACCAGGCATGAAATTGGGCGTTGACCATAGAAATGGGTACAATTGGTCACTTTTATCATGGGGAACTCGTGACAACCCTGTGTCGTCAGGGCCTTACAGCCTTGAATGGGACACCGAAGCACACCAACTGAAGATCAAGCGAAGCGGGACTGTTTATTGGTCTAGTGGCGTGTATGCAGATGGCAGATTCCAATTTATTTTGCCTGATGTATCCAAAAAAAGGTACAATTTTAGCATTGTTTCGAATCAAGACGAAGACTACCTCACGTACACGAGTCTAGACGATCCTACTGATCCTGAGCCAGAATGGGTGCTATACACCAGGGGGGCTCTTTATGAATATGGTGCATCAGTTGACATCATACAAGCACAAAACTGTGACGGCTATAACATAGTCGGAGGGTGCGTGAGAAGGGACCGGCCAAGTGATTGTACTGGGGAAGTTGGTGATGATTTTCATCAGAAAAAGGGTTACTTCAATATCGTTAACTCTAGCGCTTCGAGACCCCCCAACTGGCCTGGTACTGGTAGTGAGGATTGTAAGGTTACTTGTTGGCAAAATTGTGACTGCCTTGGATTCGACTTTCCATCCGGTAGTGCAACTACTGGTGCAGGATGCCGATTTTGGAGCGTGGACTGTGAATTCATTGAAGACTTCACTGCAAATACTAGTTTTGTTTTGCCAGCAACGCAACCACCCCCACCAGATTCACCACCTCCGGGAAAGATTC ATGCAACACAGAAGTGGTTCTGGATTGGCATTTCCATTGCTGCTGCTTTACTCGTAATGGGGTTTTGCATCTTGGGCTATCGCCTGAGAAGAACAGGATTTATGGTTTTAGCAG GCAAGAAGGCGACAAAGATTCAAAGAAGATTGCTTGGCTTCATCAAAGCTACGAGACCTACAGATCAGGCAATTATACTAAACCCTGATTTACACGCATTTACCCATGAATCGGTCTTGGCTGCCACAGGCAACTTCTCTGAAGCAAACAAGCTCGGACAAGGGGGCTTTGGAACAGTTTATAag GGAAAATTGGCGACGGGACAAGAAGTAGCCGTGAAGAGGCTTTCAAAGTTTTCTGGACAAGGCACAGAGGAGTTTAAGAATGAATTAATACTCATCTATCAACTCCAACATACAAACCTTGTTCAgctctttggattttgcattcACGAGGAGGAGAGGATGCTGATATACGAGTACATGCCAAACAAAAGCTTGGACTACTTTTTATTTG ATTCCACCAGAGATCGGCAACTAGATTGGAAAAAGCGCTTCACCATAATTGAAGGAATCACTCAAGGAATGGTTTACTTGCACGAATACTCGAGGAAGAAAGTGATTCATAGAGATTTGAAAGCCGGTAATATACTACTTGACCAAAATATGAAGcccaaaatttcagattttggtATGGCAAAGATTTTCACAGAGGAACTGGGAGCTAATACTATGAGGATTGTCGGGACACG TGGTTATATGCCCCCTGAGTACGTCATGGGAGGAAACTTCTCTGTAAAATCTGATGTCTACAGCTATGGAGTGTTACTGCTTGAAATT GCATGGGAGTTATGGAAGGCAGGTAGAGGGGAAGAACTAAGGGATTCAACACTAGTGATCGAAACATCCATTAGAGGTCAATTGTTACGATGTATCCAAGTCGGTCTACTATGCGTGGAGGAAAACGCAGCCCATCGGCCATACATGTCAGAGGTGATACAAATGTTAACAAATCACAGCATGGAGTTACGTGAACCAAAAAAACCAGCATTTTATTACACAGATTG TTGTCATGATGCAAGGGACAAACTGAAGCCAGGGGACACTCTCAATTCCTCAAGTTTGTTAGTGTCTGCATCTGGGAAGTTCAGCTTGGGTTTCTACGTGTATAACAACACCAGCTATCTGGCAGTCCAGGGCAGCAATCAAGGTCTAAACAGAGCGTGGATTGGCAACAGAGACACACCTATTCCATACGCTTCATCCCCAGTTCTCACCGTAGACACCAATAACACTTTGAAAATTACTTACCAAGGTGGAGACCCTATTGTTTTATACTCTCCTACCAGTAGTACTAGTTCTGTTGCGGCTACCATTTTGGATTCTGGCAATTTTGTACTACAAGAAGTGAGTTCGGTCAATGGATCAATCAACGGGGTTTTGTGGCAGAGTTTTGATCATCCTACAGACACGTTTATACCAGGCATGAAATTGGGTGTTGACCTTACAAATGGGAAAAATTGGTCTCTTTTATCTTGGGCTACAAGCTACAATCCAGCACCAGGGCTTTTCGGCCTCGATTGGGACCCAAGGGAACACGAATTGAGAATCAAGCAAGGTGGAGTGGTTTATTGGACTAGTGGGGTGTTTGAAGATgggaaatttaaatttattttgccAGGTGTGTCCAAGCAGAAGTACAATTTTAGCATAGTTTCAAACGCAAATGAAGACTACCTCACTTACACTGCTGTGGGTGATCCAAGCGATCTAGCACCAGAATGGGTCCTATATGGCAGGGGAACACTTTATGAGTATGGTGCAAAGGTTGATATTGCAGAAGCACAAAACTGTGATGGCTATAACATGGTTGGAGGGTGCGTGAGAAGACCAAGGAATTGTACGGCAAAACTTGGTGATGAGTTTGTTGACAGAAGCGGTCACTTCAACATTAGCCATTCTAGTAATACTTCAGAACCCCCCCACTGGTTTGGTGCTGGTACTGAGGATTGCAAGGCCACTTGTTGGCAAAATTGTGAGTGCATTGGTTTCGACCTTCCATATGGTAACCAGACTACTGGTGCAGGATGTCGATTTTGGCATGTAGGCACTCAGTTCATTGATGACCCTATCGGATTCACTCCTGCAAGAAGTGGTTTTGTATTGTCAGGATCTACACCaggaaaaccccaaaaaaatg GACGTAAGTGGTTATGGATTAGCATTGCTATTGCTGCTGCTCTACTGGTAATGGTGTTTTGCATCTTGACCTATctaagaacaagaaaaatattttcGGGTATGTTCTTTAATCCTAAAGTTCACTTGTTAGACAGAATTTCAGAT AACCAATCGTTTAGTATCATGGGAAAACATGATTTAAGCGTATTTACTTATGAAACCGTCTTGGCTGCCACTTCCAACTTCTCGGAAGAAAACAAGCTCGGACAAGGGGGATTTGGACCTGTTTATAAG GGAAAATTGGAAACGGAAGAAGACATAGCTGTGAAGAAACTTTCGAAGTGTTCCGGACAAGGAACTTCAGAGTTTAAGAATGAATTGATACTCATACATGAACTCCGACATACAAACCTTGTTAAGCTCTTCGGATTTTGCATTCATGAAGAAGAGAGGATGTTGATATATGAGTACATGCCAAACAAAAGCTTGGACCACTTTTTATATG ATCCAATCAGAGGTGCGCTCCTAGATTGGAAGAAGCGTCTCAATATAATTGAAGGAATCACCCAAGGATTGCTTTACTTGCACAAATACGCGGGAACAAAAGTGATCCATAGAGATTTGAAAGCTAGTAACATACTGCTTGACAAAAATATGAACCCCAAAATTGCGGATTTTGGTATGGCAAGGATTTTCACTCAGGAACTGGAAGCAAATACTAGTAAGATTGTCGGAACATT TGGTTATATGCCCCCTGAATATGTCATGGCAGGAATCTTTTCTGTAAAATCTGATGTATACGGTTATGGAGTGTTAATGCTTGAAATTATAAGCGGAAGGAAAAACAACAGCTTACACAATGAAGATCGCGTGCTAAACTTAGTAGGACAT GCATGGGAGCTATGGAAAGAAGGTAGAGGGATAGAGCTAATGGATCCAACCCTAGCCGAAACATGTATTAGTGATCAATTGTTAAGATGCGTCCAAATCGGTCTACTATGCGTAGAGGAAAATGCAGCCCATCGGCCAACCATGTCAGAGGTGATATCTATGTTGACAAATGAAAGCATGAAGTTACCTGTACCAACAAAGCCAGCATTTTATTACACAGAGTGA